The following nucleotide sequence is from Nitrospira sp..
ACGGATGGGCCATCAGCTCGTCGAGAAGCCGTCGGTGCACCTTGCCGCGCGCCGCCAGTCGTCCTCCCTGATCGTAGCCGTCCGCGCCCTTGGTCGCATGGCGCACGACCGCGTCCGACACCATGTTGCCCGGCCCCGTGTCGAAGGCCCGGATATCGGCCAGTCCGCCTCCTGGGGGAAGGTACGTGACATTGCTGATCCCGCCGATGTTCACCACCAGCCGCCCCCGACGCGCATGGCCGAACGCAACCGCGTGGGCGTACGGCGCCAGCGGCGCCCCTTCGCCGCCGGCCGCCATGTCGCGCGGCCGAAAGTTTGCAATGGTCGTGATGCCCGTCCGCTCCGCAATGACTGCCGGTTCGGCAATCTGCAGCGTGGAACGAACCAACCCGATCCCCTGCTCACGCCGTCCCTGCGGCAAGTGGTGCACGGTCTGTCCGTGAGACCCAATCAGATCGATCTGCTCGGGGCGCAACTTCGCCTTGCGTATGACCCGCAGCGCGGCCTTGGCGAACAGCTCGCCGAGATACCCATTCAAATGACAGATGTCGTCCACCAACCCATGGAGCGACAGGTCGACGATCCGTTGTTGCAGCGACTGTGGATAGGACAGGCCGGCGAAGGCGAGCGTCGCGAGTTTCAGGGACGGTCCACGGCGGACGATCTCGACGAGCACGGCGTCCACCCCATCCGCCGAAGTCCCGGACATCAACCCCACCACCTTCATTCGCGCTCCTTCCTATCGTCGACGAGTCTGCCGTCGTGACGCAAATCGTGCGCTACGCTAATGGAATCTTCCTCGATGGTCAAGCGACGGAGACACCTCGGATCATCATGCTGCGCGTTGACATTAGAGAAACCGGGTGTTACCGTCCGCCGGATGTTTCGCCTGCTGTTGTTCAGCCTTACCCTCTTCGTGCCTATGCCGTTTTCGTGGCACGCCGCTGCCGAACCGGCCTTCGCCGCCGAGCCGCTCAACATCGTCGTCACCCTGCCGGTGCTGAAGGATTGGGCTCAGCAGGTCGGCGGCCCTCACGTGCGGGTGACGTCGCTTATGACGGGCTATGAAAGTGAACATACCTATTCACCCAAGCCAAGCGATTTGGTGGCGGTCCGAAAGGCGGCATTGCTGTTCGAGGTCGGCGCCGGGTTGGAAGTCTGGGTCTCCTCGCTCGTGAAGAATGCGGGGAACGGCAAGCTGCAGGTGATCACGACTTCCCATGGGATCGAGTTGATTCAAGACCATCCCGAACCGGAGGCCATGGGGCATTCGCACGACCACGCGATGGGAAATCCCCACATGTGGCTCGATCCAGAGGCGGCAACCACCATGGTCCGACATATCTCCGACGCCATGATCGCCGCTGATCCCGCGCATGCGCAGGACTATCGGACGAACACCTCGAGTTATCTCGAATCCTTGAAGCGTGTCCAGCAGGAAACCTTCGAACGCCTCCGCCACGCGCCCAACCGCAGTGTCGTCGTGCACCATCCAGCCTGGCCCTACTTTGCACGGCGCTACGAAATTCGCATTGCCGGGACCATTCTCGCACAGCCGGGAGGAGAACCCTCGGCGCGG
It contains:
- a CDS encoding anhydro-N-acetylmuramic acid kinase, with translation MKVVGLMSGTSADGVDAVLVEIVRRGPSLKLATLAFAGLSYPQSLQQRIVDLSLHGLVDDICHLNGYLGELFAKAALRVIRKAKLRPEQIDLIGSHGQTVHHLPQGRREQGIGLVRSTLQIAEPAVIAERTGITTIANFRPRDMAAGGEGAPLAPYAHAVAFGHARRGRLVVNIGGISNVTYLPPGGGLADIRAFDTGPGNMVSDAVVRHATKGADGYDQGGRLAARGKVHRRLLDELMAHPFLARRPPKSTGREDFGLPCVKTLLAKQRRLRLPVEDILATCAVWTAQAIGTARRWVPGDIDEVIVGGGGVYNRAMMGALGQVFAPASVSTFDDHGWSSKAFEATAFALMAHDAFHGRCTNVPQVTGARHPVLLGAVVPGRRGFAGMPWRGTGRRD
- a CDS encoding zinc ABC transporter substrate-binding protein, with amino-acid sequence MFRLLLFSLTLFVPMPFSWHAAAEPAFAAEPLNIVVTLPVLKDWAQQVGGPHVRVTSLMTGYESEHTYSPKPSDLVAVRKAALLFEVGAGLEVWVSSLVKNAGNGKLQVITTSHGIELIQDHPEPEAMGHSHDHAMGNPHMWLDPEAATTMVRHISDAMIAADPAHAQDYRTNTSSYLESLKRVQQETFERLRHAPNRSVVVHHPAWPYFARRYEIRIAGTILAQPGGEPSARHLHRLIETMKREQVRVVISEVQLNQKVPQLLAKETGARVAVLTTLPGGLPGTETYLDMLRYNVLQLAQALERT